The nucleotide window GTGTCGTGGGCGCTTTCACGCTGCTTGACCACGGAAATCATGCGCCGCAGACCCGCCTCGGTTTCGGCGTAACGCAGCAGCACGAGGTTTTCCGTCAGCGCTGAAACGCGCACGCTCTTCGCGTGGCCGGGATCGGCGTAAAGCGGCAGTTCTTCGGTCAGCAGCGTGGAGACGCAGGCTTCGCGAAGCTGGTGCAACAGCGCATTCAGGAACAGGCCGAAGCGCTCGGTACGCAACGCGGAATCGCGGAACCCTTCCACGCCGTCGATGACGATGCGCGACGCACCGATCCGCTCGACGGTGGCGAGCGCGGTGGCCGCGACTTCGTCGATGGCCAATTCAATGGCGGGTTGCCATTGAATCACGAGTCGGCCGTCCTTATACGCGTCCGTGAGTCCGATCGACACGGCTTCGGCTTTGCCGATCAGCCGCTGCGGTCCTTCGTAAAAACCGAGGTACACGCAGCGCTCGCCTCGCGCGACGCCGGCCGCGAGAAATTGCAGACAGAGCAGCGTCTTGCCGACGCCCGACGGTCCGATCAGCGTAGTCGTGGAGCCTTGCGCGAAGCCGCCGCCGAGCAGGCCGTCGAGATGCGGCAGGCCGAAGCCGAGACGCGTTTTCAGATCCACGGGACCGGGTTGCGCGGCAGATTGCGCTTCCAGGCGCGGGAACATCAAGAGCCCGCTTTCGGCGATACGGAAGAAATGCTTGCCCATCAGATGATTGCGCGCGCGCATCTTGTGGACTTCGATTTCGCGCGAGCGTCGCATGCCGTCGCTGTAGCGGTTCAGTTCGATCAGGCCGTCGACGAGCGTATGTTCCGGATGCGGCTCATTGCCGGAGAGCGGCGCGAGCAGCAAGGTCGTGCAATCCATGGCCGCGACCAGCGCATTCAATTCGTGGATGAACTTGGACAGCGACAGCTCGGTTTCGCTGAATTCACGTGCGCTCCGAAAGCCGTCGATGATCATCAGGCTCGGGCGGTAATCGTAGATGCTCGAGGCAATCAGCTTGAGGAAGCCGTCGAGGCCGCCCTGCATCAGTTCGTGATAACCCGACACGAACAGCATCTGCTGGGAGACCGCCTTCTCGTCGAAGAAGCTTAGACCCTTGAGATGACCTAGCAGCTTGTCGTGCGATTCGGCGATCAAGGTCATGTACAGCACCTTCTCGCCCTGGCTTACACGATGAAAACCAATCTGGCTCGACAGGATTGTCTTGCCGGCACCGGCCATGCCTTCCAGCAGATACACGCCGCCGCGGACCAGACCTCCGCCCAGGATCTCGTCGAGACCGGGGACACCCGTTTCCACGTT belongs to Paraburkholderia aromaticivorans and includes:
- a CDS encoding ATPase domain-containing protein → MTNHESQTSSRSNVETGVPGLDEILGGGLVRGGVYLLEGMAGAGKTILSSQIGFHRVSQGEKVLYMTLIAESHDKLLGHLKGLSFFDEKAVSQQMLFVSGYHELMQGGLDGFLKLIASSIYDYRPSLMIIDGFRSAREFSETELSLSKFIHELNALVAAMDCTTLLLAPLSGNEPHPEHTLVDGLIELNRYSDGMRRSREIEVHKMRARNHLMGKHFFRIAESGLLMFPRLEAQSAAQPGPVDLKTRLGFGLPHLDGLLGGGFAQGSTTTLIGPSGVGKTLLCLQFLAAGVARGERCVYLGFYEGPQRLIGKAEAVSIGLTDAYKDGRLVIQWQPAIELAIDEVAATALATVERIGASRIVIDGVEGFRDSALRTERFGLFLNALLHQLREACVSTLLTEELPLYADPGHAKSVRVSALTENLVLLRYAETEAGLRRMISVVKQRESAHDTSLRELVISSQGLDVIENPASAASLHAPAGLSATLQPRRNT